From the Gemmatimonadota bacterium genome, the window CGGCCGGTCTCCCCTGGCCATCTGCAGGGTCGCCGTGGACCGCGCAGGCCGGGAGGACCGCGACGTCGTCATCCTGGACACGGCGGGACGCCTGCACGTCGACGAAGAGATGATGGAGGAACTCCGCGGGATCCGTGAGGCGGTCCATCCCCACGAAATCCTGCTCGTGGTGGACGGGATGACGGGACAGGACGCGGTCAACGTGGCCGAGGCCTTCGACCAGGACCTCGACATCGACGGCTGTATCCTGACGAAGATGGACGGGGACGCCCGCGGCGGCGCGGCGCTGTCCATACGGCAGATTACTCGGAAGCCCATCAAGTTCGTGGGCGTCGGCGAGAAACTGGACGCCCTGGAGGTGTTCCATCCCGAACGGATGGCGTCCCGGATCCTGGGGATGGGCGACGTGGTCTCCCTGGTCGAGCGCGCGCAGGCCGCCATCGACGTGGAGGAAGCGCGCAAGCTCGAAACGAAACTGCGCAAGCAGACCTTCGACCTCGAGGATTTCCGGTCGCAGCTCCAGCAACTGGGCAAAATGGGTTCCATGCAGGAACTGGTCGAGATGATGCCGGGAGTAAACAAGAAGGTGATGAAGGATATGGACATGGATGAGAAAGCGCTCGTTCGCATGGACGCCATTCTGAGTTCCATGACCAAACACGAAAGGGCGCGCCCCGTGGTCATCAACGGCAGCAGGCGCCGGCGGATCGCGCGGGGAAGCGGCACGAGCGTACAGGAGGTGAACCAGTTACTGAAACAGTACAACATGATGCAGAAGATGATGAAGCAGTTGAACCGGCCGGGCGCCCTCGAGCGGCTCGGCCAGAGTATGTTGCCTTTCAGGTAGCCTAAGGAGCGGAACATGGCAGTGGCCATACGGCTTCGCCGCACGGGAGCCAAGAAGAGACCCTTTTACCGGATCGTCGTTACGGACAACCGGACCCGCCTGGGCGGTAAGTACATCGAGAGCCTGGGTTACTACAACCCCATTTCGCCGGAACAGCTGGAGATGGACGTGGACAAGGCCGTCGATTGGCTCAACCGCGGCGCCAGGCCGAGCGAAACGGTGCGGTCGCTTCTGGTGAAGAGCGGCGCGATTCAGAAGTGGCGCGGTGACAACGAGGAGACGGCCGAAGCGGCCGAGTAACCCGAAGCGGATCGGCCGCCGGTACGCCAGTGCGACCGAGAGCGTCGAAGCGGATCGGCCGCCGGTACGCCAGGGCGGGGTGTAATTGAGCGAAGACCGGATCAATATCGGATTCATCCGCAAACCCCACGGCCTCAAGGGCTACGTCCGCGTGGAAGGTTTGTCGGACGCTCCGGACCGGTTCGCGGATCTGGACCGGATCGGCGTGGAACTGCAGGACGGCCGGCGGGAGTTGCTGGAGATCGAACGCTGCAGCCGCGACGGGAACGGCTGGCGGATGAAATTCCGCGGGATCGATACGACGGAGCACGCGGAACGGCTCCGCGGCGCGTACATCCAGGTGCCCGAAGAAGCCGTCGCCCCATTGCCCCGTGACGCGTACTATGTCTTCGAACTCGAAGGCTGCGCAGTCGTTTCCGACGAGGGCGAAGAGATCGGAATCCTTCGCGAGGTCATGTCCATGCCCGCCAACGACGTGTTTGTGGTGGACACGCCAACCGGTGAAGCGATGATCCCGGCGGTCCGGGACATCGTGGTGGAACTCGATCCCGGGGAGGACAGGATCGTCATACGGAAGATCCCTGGGTTGATCTCATAGCGGAAAAGACCATGCGTATCGACATTCTTACGGCTTTCCCGGGTGTATTCGCGGGACCCTTCGGGGAGAGTATCGTGGGCCGGGCGTGCCGGCGGGACCTGGTGGACGTCTTCGTCCACGACCTGCGGGCGTTTACGACG encodes:
- a CDS encoding signal recognition particle protein, giving the protein MLFEELTGRMEGIVRNLRSQGKLTEKNIDDSLRQVRRALLEADVNFKVARTFIDSVKVKALGQGVLRNLSPGQQMVGIVHQELISLMGEEAVDVAIAESPPTIVMLAGLQGSGKTTATGKLAHHFIGAGHRPILAAADVYRPAAVKQLEVLGEQLDVPVVALGDGRSPLAICRVAVDRAGREDRDVVILDTAGRLHVDEEMMEELRGIREAVHPHEILLVVDGMTGQDAVNVAEAFDQDLDIDGCILTKMDGDARGGAALSIRQITRKPIKFVGVGEKLDALEVFHPERMASRILGMGDVVSLVERAQAAIDVEEARKLETKLRKQTFDLEDFRSQLQQLGKMGSMQELVEMMPGVNKKVMKDMDMDEKALVRMDAILSSMTKHERARPVVINGSRRRRIARGSGTSVQEVNQLLKQYNMMQKMMKQLNRPGALERLGQSMLPFR
- the rimM gene encoding 16S rRNA processing protein RimM, giving the protein MSEDRINIGFIRKPHGLKGYVRVEGLSDAPDRFADLDRIGVELQDGRRELLEIERCSRDGNGWRMKFRGIDTTEHAERLRGAYIQVPEEAVAPLPRDAYYVFELEGCAVVSDEGEEIGILREVMSMPANDVFVVDTPTGEAMIPAVRDIVVELDPGEDRIVIRKIPGLIS
- the rpsP gene encoding 30S ribosomal protein S16, with amino-acid sequence MAVAIRLRRTGAKKRPFYRIVVTDNRTRLGGKYIESLGYYNPISPEQLEMDVDKAVDWLNRGARPSETVRSLLVKSGAIQKWRGDNEETAEAAE